Below is a window of Paremcibacter congregatus DNA.
CAGGCCCGACAACAGGTCCGGTTCCGCTTTCATCATCGGGTCGAAAGCCTGATCACTGAGAACAACGACGTTATTGGCGTCACGGGCCGCAACAACGCCACGGGAGAAGCCTTCACCCTCACCGCCACCACCACCGTTATCGCCACCGGCGGCATTGGCGGCAACCACGCCAAGGTGCGGAACCACTGGCCGAAAAACTGGGGGAAGGCACCCCCCCGCATGCTCAACGGCAGCCACCCGAGCGCCGATGGCCATCTCCATGATCAGGTGGCCCAATTGGGCGGCCAGGTGACCCATCTCGACAAGATGTGGAATTACGCCGCCGGGATCGCCCATCCGCAAGCGACATTCCCCAATCACGGGCTTAGCCTGGTGCCGACCCGCTCTTCTCTCTGGCTTGACCATGAAGGGCGGCGCATTGGCCCCCTGCCGCTGGTCACCGGGTTTGACACCCATTATCTCTGCAAGCAAGTGGCGCGGCAGGACCAGCCCTGGACCTGGCAGGTGATGAACTGGAAAATCGCCCGGCGAGAACTCGCCATTTCCGGCGCTGCCCATAACCCGGACCTGCGCGACCGCAAAATGATCCGCTTTCTGGCCAAGCTGCTGCTGAAAGACGATGGGCTGGTGCGTCAGATGGTGGCGGAAAGCCCGGATTTTATCACCGCAGAGAATTTGCCGGAATTGGCGCAAAAGATGAACCAACTGACCGATGCGCCGCATGTGGATCTTGACCTGATGACGCGACAGATCAGCGCTTATGACCAGAATCTGGCGTGCGGAGCTAAGCTGCAAAATGACGATCAAATCCGACGACTGCATCATCTGCGGCAATGGACCGGCGACCGGCTGCGCACCTGCAGGGATCAGCAGATTCTCGACCCCAAAGCCGGGCCCCTGCTCGCCATTCGCACCCAGTTGATCACCCGGAAAACCCTTGGCGGCATTCAAACCAATCTGGATTGCGCCGTTCTGGATGCGGCGGGGGACGCCATTCCCCGCCTCTATGCCATCGGGGAAGCCGCCGGGTTTGGCGGCGGCGGCGCATCGGGTAAAAAATCCCTCGAAGGCACCTTCCTCGCGGGCTGCGTCCTCACGGCCCGCCGGCTCGCCGAGGTGCTGACAAAATAGACTTATCCCTCTCCACTGCCTGCTGGAGCAGGGTTCAGGGGGGCAGAAAAGGCGGGGCGTTTCCTGCTTTACGGCCTCCGCTACACGATCCGATGCATTCCCTCCGTCTTGCTCTTTTCCCTTATTCCATTTTCCTTTCTTGACGGTATATGATTTTTAATATAATATTTCATTCATGAACTAAATGACAATAGATGAGGTTTTTATGTCGAGAGTGAAATCCCACCCCATGCGCGGCGGTAACGCCTTCAAGCTCGGCGTCTTTGGTGCCAACGCCGACGGCTGTCTGTCAATCACCAATCACGCCGACCGCTGGATGGCCGACTGGGACGATGTGGTGGCCGCCGCCCAGATGGCGGACCGGGCCGGGCTGGACTTCTTCCTGCCGCTGGCGCGCTGGAAGGGTTTTGGCGGCGACACCAACGCCCGGCATATTTCCTATGAGACCTTCACCTTCGCCGCGGCGCTGGCCGGGCTTACCGAGCAGATCGCCCTGTTTTCCACCGTCCACACCCTGATTGTGCCGCCGGTCTATGCCGCCAAAGCCCTGGCCACCGTTGATCACGCCAGCCATGGCCGCGCCGGCCTGAATATCGTCTGCGGCTGGAACCAGCCGGAATTCGATATGTTCGGCCTGACCAAACCGGATCAGGTTTACGACCAGGGCAAGGAATGGTTCGAGATTCTGACCCGCACCCTGGAGGGTGGCGCCCCGTTTGATTATAAAGGCGATTATTTCGACCTGAAAGGCGTGTCCGGCGCCCCGGGCAGCGTGCAAGACCCCCATCCGGTGACCCTGTCGGCCGCCTTTTCGCCCCCCGGCCGTGATTTTGCCGCCAGCGCCTGCGACTGTATCTTCACCACATTCAACACCCATGAAGACGCCCGCGAGACCATCGCCGATTTTCGTGCGCGGGTGGAAAAAGCCGACAGCAACGCCGGGGTTTTCGCCCCTGTGCATGTGGTCTGTCGCCCGACCACCCAGGAAGCCGAGGACTATTACACCGCCTATGCGGTGACCGAAACCGACAATGCCGCCGTCGATCAGCATATGGCGATGAAGAAAAGCATGTCCGGGTCCCATGACCCAAAGGCCTATGATCTCTACCGCAAGCGTTTTGCGGGCGGCGCCGGGACTTACCCGTTGATCGGGACGCCGGAGCAGATCGCCGATGAAATGATCGCGCTGCATGATTTGGGTTTTGGCGGGCTGGCCCTGTCTTTCGTTAATCCGAAGTATGAATTGCCCTATTTCCTCGACCGGGTGCTGCCGTTGCTGAAAAAGGCCGGGATACGCACATAAGACTGCGATAAAATTCTATGGGAAAGGCGACCTAAAAGAAAGGCCTGGAAAAACCTGTGGCATTTATTTGATTTTACATATATCTTGATCCTTCACAAGGAAGAATAAGCTATGCGCTGCAAAGACGCTCTACAGAATAATCATCCCCTTGGCTGCTTCTGGCTCTGTCTCGGGGCGCTGCCGCTGACGGAATTTGTCACGGAAACCTCCGCCGATGCGGTCGTGTTCGATGCCCAGCATGGATTGTGGGACCGCAGGTCGCTCGAAAGTGCCATTGGCATGGTCAAGGATCAAATGATCCCCATGGTGCGGCTGGCCGACGGGTCGCGCTTCGCCATCAGCAGTGCGCTGGATGCAGGCGCAGAGGTGGTTATCGTCCCGTTGATTGAAACGGCGGAAGAGGCGCACAACGCCGTCGACTGGGCCCTGTACCCCCCGCACGGCTCGCGATCCGGCGGCGGTATCCGGCCGTTACGTGATTTTCCGGCCTATAAGGAACAGGCCGACAAGACCACCGTCACCGCCCTGATGATTGAAACCGCCCGCGGGGTGGATAATCTCGCCGAAATTCTCCAAACCCCGCATCTCGATATGATCTTCATTGGCACCGGCGATCTGTCGCTGTCTCTCGGGCTTGCCCCGACAGAGTCCGCCTATGAAGCCACCATTCAGGACATCAAGCGTCAATGCGAAGCCGCGAATGTTTCCTGTGGCATTTTCACCGCGACATTACAGCAGGCGAAAGCCCGCCGGGATCAGGGCTTCAGCCTTGTGGTGATCGGTGATGATATCACCGCCAACCGCAGTTATTTTTCCACACAACTTACAGAATTTTCGGCCACATAAAGCCCGAACAAGACACATCAGGAGTTTTCGATGTCAATAGCCCCTTCACAGACCGCCCTTTCCGGCCTTCAGGATCATATTCGGGCGATCCCGCTGGAAAATATCGCCAATATCGCCAAGGACGCCTTCACCAACAAGGAGATCCTGCCCCTGTGGTTCGGCGAAGGCGATATCAAAACGCCTGACTTCATCGGCCAGGCCATCACCTCCGCCATGCAGGAGGGCAAAGGCTTCTATTCTCATCAGAACGGCATTCCCGAATTACGTCAGGCGCTGGTCGATTATCTCGGCAAACTGAACGCCAAACCCATCACCATGGACCGGATCACGGTCACATCCGGCGGCATGCCGGCGATTATGCTGGCGGTGCAGGCCACCGTGGGCCGGGGCGACAATGTGGTGATCATCGACCCGGTCTGGCCCAATATTACCGGCGTGGTTCGTCTGATGGGTGCGGAAACCCGGTCCGTGCGTATGGATCTTGGCGATGACGGCTGGACCCTGGATGTGGAAAAGGTCGCCGCTGCCTGTGACAGCCGCACCAAAGCGATTTTCTTCGCCTCGCCCGGCAATCCCACCGGCGCGGTGCTGCCTGTGCCGGTGCAGAAGCAACTGCTCGAGCTCAGCCGCAAGACCGGCATCTGGATTTTCTCTGACGAGGTCTATTCCCGCATGTCCTACGAGATGCCCATGGTGCCGTCCTTCAGTGACATTGCGGAACCGGAAGACCGGGTGATCATCATCAACAGTTTCTCTAAATCCTGGAGCATGACCGGGTCACGGCTTGGTTGGCTGATCCATCCGCCGAGCCTGGAAGCCACCCTGGCCATGATGGTGCAATATACGTCCAGCGGCACCACCACCTATTTGCAATATGGCGGGGTCGCCGCCTTGCAGCAGGGCGAGGATTTCGTCAAATTCATGACCAATTATTGCCGCGAAGGCATGGAGATTGTCTGCGGTGCGCTGGAGGATATTCCCCGGGTGATCCTGCGCCGCCGCCCCACCGCCGCCATGTACGCCTTCTTTGAAATTGACGGCATGGCGGACTCGAAACAGGCCTGCCTTGATATTCTGCGCAGCAGCAATGTCGGGCTTGCGCCGGGTTATTTCTTTGGCAAGGGTTCGGAAAGCTTCCTGCGCATCTGTTATTGCCGCTCGCCCGAGCAGCTCAATATCGCCATGGAGCGACTGAAGAAGGCCCTGAAATAAGGCCGCGCAAAGACAATAAAGCCATTAACCCTTTATTAACCATAAGCATCCCACAAAAACACCGGGCGCACCTTTCAGGGTGCGCCCGGTTGTTTAAGCCGTTAATACAAAACAAATAACTTAATATTATATCTTGCTAATTTGTAGATGCATCTAACTGGATTTCTTCACGAATTTGGTCAAAATTACGATATGTTGTCCATTGACCCGGCCTTCGATATGTTCCGGGTTATCCGCCACCAGAGAGATATTGCGCACCGCCGTGCCGCGCTTGGCGGTAAAGCCACCACCCTTTACCGGCAGGTCCTTGATCAGGGTTACCGTATCGCCGGCGGCGAGCGTCGCGCCATTACTGTCTTTATGGACGATGCCATCCTCATCACCAGCCCCCTCGCCCGCCTCGGCCCAGGCCTGAACCTCGGGCTCGAGATAGAGCATATCCAGCAGATCCTGAGGCCAGCCTTCACCGCGCAAAGCCGTGAGCATCCGCCAGGCCACCACCTGCACTGCCGGCACCGGTGTCCACATGCTGTCATTCAGGCAGCGCCAGTGATTGGGCTCCACCTGTTCCGGATGGCTGATCTGGGCATGACAGGTCGCGCAGAGCAGCACCGCCTGATCCGCCGTGTCATCGGAGGCGGGCGGCACGGGATAAACGGTGAGCCCGTCCTCGGCGCCACACAATTCACATTTATTTTCGGCCCGGGCGCGCAAGGTGGTTTCGATGGTCATATGATTACGTTTCCTAAAGGTATAAATATGGCCGCCTTTATGACTCTCCCCCGTCGCCAAGGCAAGGAAAAGTTATCCTTTGCCCCCCCTATTCCACTCAGGCCGCGACCCGGATCTTGCCAAGGACCGCCCGCTGTGGTTAAATTCAGAAGAAATTTAAGAGTGATAGATAATTGGGGGCGCATATGATGTGGAACAACCCTTCCATTAGTTTAGAGAAATGCCGAAATATTAAATTCCACCATACCGACCCCACAGCGGGCGAGCGGAAAGTGATGGAGCTTGGGGGGTGAGGGAAATATCGCCTACAATTTTGGCTTCAACTAAGCGTAATGTAATTCGCGAAGATGGCTATAATATTCGTTTAAACAAGAAATATATATTCATGATTTTCATGATATTTTTTGTAATAACAATCGGTTCTTTGGAGTTGGTTTTAGAAGGTCTTTTTACAGATTTCAAAATATCAAGGGATCAGTTTACAGATTTTCAAGTAATGTGGATGAAAGCTGGTTTGTGGCTAGGCATAGTATTTTTTAGTATAGTGACGCTGGTTATGCTGCATGGAATTACTGGTTTTGTGCAGCCCCTGATGAGAGTTGTGCAAAGAGGCATTTGGTTACAGACATCTGCCAGGAGATTTAAATTAATAGAATGGAGTAATATTGAATCTCTCAACATTCAAGAGAAAAAAATACCAAACTTAATTTTGCCCTTCCTTCCTCTCAAACTGAGTACATTTTCCATTAAATTAAAGAATAGGCAGAAACTTCGGTTCGTTCAGAAAGAGGCCTCATTCAAGTTAGAGGGGCTTTCATTCATGCCCCATGATCTCAAATGGGCGGTTGAAGAATATTCAAGCAATAAATGTACAGTAACTATATTAATTGGTTCCAAGAAGGGTTAGAGCGACAGCTCACACTAATAGACATTATATTTCTCTCTATAACTCCTTCTTTGATCATCGCTCTTTTCTTCTTATCTCTGATTTGGGGCATTTCTTATTATGTCCATAATTTAAGAAAATCATTATGAATTACGCCGTATCACAGTAATCTAAACAGCATTCTGAGGGGAACCATGGGGCAATGAAAGCTAGAAAATTAGAATCACTTACAAACGAGCTCATTGAGTTAAACGACAAATTCCATAAGAAACTACTAGTTAATGAGGACTTCTATAAGCAATTAATGCAAAGTGGATTAGTATATCGTCAGTGTCTATTGGTATAAATATTTCCCGATAGCAGCAACACTTACTGCAGTATTATTATTCTGCCAAGACGGTAATGTATTCAAGTTCGATATTGATTTAGATTCGGCAGAAAATTCATCATGGGAAGATGTTACAGACAATTTTCTCGAACTGTGCGACAAAAATCAGCTTGCAAAGCTAGAGGCGGTTGCTTGTAACTTATTTTTTCAATTACGTAGTCAGTCTTAAACTTAGGTGCCAATTTCCTTTTATAGGTATCCTACATGGAATTCACCGTCTCAAAACCAATAGCGATGGTCTCCATCTGCATATTTTAAAACATCCGCGCAGGCGGCACCCATAACCTGATACATCTCCCTCACCCCCCGCCAATTACCTTGCGCACCTCTTCATAGAAAAGATTGCGCAACCAGATATGGCCGGGGTCCTGATGATGGACCGGATGCCAGGAAAAATAATAATCAATCGGCGGATAATCAAACGGCAGGGGCTTGATCACCAGATTGAAGGGCGTTTTGAATTTCTCGACCAGATTCGACGCCATGGTCAGCAACAGATGGCTCTGCCCGACCATTTCAAGACCCGCGACAATATGCGGCAGGCGCAATTGAATATCCCGGCGATGACCAAGCCGTTCCAGCACCGGCTCCATCGTCCCACTATGAGGACTGCCGCCCACGGTAATCAGGCTATGGGGATAGGCAACGTAAGAGTCCAGCGTCAGATCGACCCCCGCCAACGGATGATCGGCGCTCATCACCACAACCATGCGGTCATGGCCCACCTGCCGCTGTTTAAAACTGTCAGGAATACCCATACCGCCGCCGCAGAGTACCAGATCACTCGATGCCGCCTCATCGCCCGCCATTTCATTGAAGGTCAAATTATGGATCGACAGGGACGCCCCCGGCGCCTCCTGATAAAACCGCTGCAGCGCCGCCGGAAAATAGGCCTGGGCCACGTAACTGGTGCCCTTGATGTGGAAATGCCGGTCCGTGGTCAGGGGATCAAAGACCTCCCGCTGCAGCAACCCTTTCACCCCGCCCAGCACCTGCTTCAACGGCACGTGCAGCTGTTGCGCCCGGGCGGTCAGGATCATGCCTTTCGGCCCCCGGATCAACAGCGGGTCATCCAGCAGATCACGCAACCGGGCCAGCGTCCGGCTCATGGCCGACTGGCTGAGGTTCAACCGTTCCGCCGCCCGGCTGACGTGCGCTTCCTCGAGCAAAGCTTCCAGAGCGGTCAGCAAATTAAGGTCGATGCTGCGCAGATTTTCATGCATGGCGGTCAGACTTTATTATTACTTCAATGCATATCATATATAATTGATATGCATTAGACAATATAGCAAAAAGAGATCATATAGAGGAATATTGTTATATATGAGACGACATATGACCCAGAAAAACCATGACACCGCCTTTGCCAAAGGATTAATCCTGATCCTGATCTCCGTACTCTTCTGGGGTATTCTGCCGCTGGCGCTGAAATTCAGTCTGCAGAAACTCGACGGGGTGACCATCACCTGGTTCCGGTTTCTTGTGGCGCTTGGGGTCTGCGCCGTAATTCAGTATTTCAACGGCGCGCTGGCACAGTTCCGCACACTGACCCGCCGCGACTGGACCCTGCTGACAGCGGCGGCCCTGTTTCTCATTATTGATTATGTCGGCTATATCAGTTCCCTGAATTACATTTCCCCCAGCGCGTCTATCGTCTTCACCCAGGTGACGCCCTTTTTTCTCACCATCGGCGGTGTGATTGTCTTCAAGGAACGCATGAGCGCCCTTCAGGTCCTGTGTTTTGTTCTGCTGTTCGCCGGGCTGGTCCTGTTTTTTCATGACAGCCTGATCAGCGCCCTGACCACGGAAGCGATGCTGTGGCAAGGGGTATTTCTCACCGTCGGGGCCGCGCTGTTCTGGACTTTCTACGCCATGCTGCAAAAGAAACTCAGTCAAAAACTCAGCCCCAGCAATATCCTGTTGTTCACCTATGGCCTGGCAATCGTCGTTTTGTTTCCCGCCTCGGACACCAGTGGTTTCGCCGCCCTGACACCCCTTGACTGGAGCCTGCTGACTTTTTGTGCTTTCAACACCATCATCGCCTATGGCGCCTTCGCCGAAGCCCTACATTATTGGGATGCCTCGCAAGTGGGCAGCGTTTTGGCGACAACGCCGCTATTCACCATCGCCGCAACCTTTACGGCTTCCTTGATTTGGCCGGGTCTCTATACCGCCGATCAGGTCAGTCTCGGCGGCTGGATTGGCATCGCTCTGGTGATCTTCAGCGTCGCGGGCTTTAACATCGTTAAACACCGGCGGACAAAGGCCCTGCAGGCGCTCGCCGCCACCCCCTGCTAGAACCGGTCTGCTTCCGCAAAGCACCCCCGGCAAACCGCCCGGAAGACGCCATCCTGACGGCCGGCTTACTCTTTTATGCTTTTCCCTGATCCATTTGCCGCGCATCTGCGTATAACGCAGGATACAATGGGAAGAGAGCATCATGAAGCATCATTCAAAACGAATAGCCGTCATCGGGGGAGGCATGGCCGGGGTCAGCTGCGCCAAGGCCCTGGCCGCCGCCGGGGCAAATGTGGTTTTGTTTGCAAAGAGCCGCGGGCTCGGGGGGCGTCTCGCCACGCGACGGTTTGACAGCATGTCACAGGCCGATCACGGCGCACAATTTTTCACCGCCACATCCCCGTCCTTTCAGTCCTATATTACCACGGAATGTCAGGCGGGACGCATGGCTTCCTGGGCGCCGACGGGAAAAACCAGCCCGGCCGCCTGGTTTGTCGGCCAACCGACCATGAACAGTTCTTTGAAAAACAACCTTGATGGCATCACCGTCAGGCTCAACAGCCGGGTGGCGAACCTTCAACGGATTGGTGCGCGCTGGCGGCTTGATATTTCCGATACGACAGATCCGCTTATGGCGCAGCAGGATTTTCAGGACTTTGACGTGGTTGTCTGCACCGCTCCCGCGCCTCAGGCACAACATCTTCTGATGAAAAGCCTGCCCGACCTTGCTGAAAAACTGTCCGCTGTTGAATTCGCCCCGTGCTGGGCCTTGATGCTCACTTTCGAGACACCGCTGGCCACCGGGTTTGATGTCTGGCGCGCTCCCAAAAATCCAGAAACGCCATCCATCATTAACTGGGCCGCCCGCAGCAGCCACAAACAAGGCCGCGAAAGGGGAAAGGACAGCTGGACCATCCATGCCACAGAATCCTGGACCGCCGATCATCTCGAAGACACCCCGACAACCGCAGCCAAGATCCTGCGCCATGCCTTCGCCCATTTGAGCGGCGCGACCTTACCCGCCCCGGTTCACTGGGCGGCGCATCGCTGGTGCTTTGCCCGCACGGTCACGCCCCTGGGCCGGTCTTATCTGGGTTCGGACTGTGGCAGCCTGTTTGCCGGCGGTGACTGGTGCCTCGGGCCACGGCTGGAAAATGCCTTTGAAAGCGGCCGGGCGATCGCCAAGGCAATCCTCGACCAGTCCCCGGATTAGAAATTCACATTGACCGCCATACCGATATAGCGTTTAAAATCCCGCGGCACCGTATGGATGATCACCCCGCCGCCATCGGCGCTGTTGGCGCTGACCCCTGCGACATATTTCTGGTCAAACAGGTTTTTCACAAACAGGCTGAAATGATAGCGTTCATCCTCGGCATACAGTCCCAGACTAAGATCCATGATGCCGTAAGCGTCCTGAATACTGCCCGGGTCGGCGTCATCGGACAGAAAAACCGCGCTCTGGCGGCGGTAACTGGCCTGCAGATAACCGTAAGCCCCAAGTCCCCCTATTTCCCGGGCGTAACGCAGGCTCAACACCCCTTTCCAGCGTGGCGCATTTTCCAATACATGGCCACTAAGATCCTGGGCCCCGGAAAAGCACTTTTCCGCTTCAGTCTGACCGAGATAACACAGGCCATTGGTAAAATCATCAAAACGGGCGTTGTTATAGGCAATCCCCCCTGACAAAGTCAGACCATGGGTCACACGGCCGACCAAACCGATTTCGGCTCCCCGCACACTGGTTTCCGGCACAGACCCCAACAGATTGGCTATTCCGCGTAAATCACGCAGCCCCAGTTGCAACCCTTCGATCCGGGTGTGATAGGCGGTGACCACCAGTTTCAGACGGCGATCAAAATACGTCGCCTTAAGGCCCGCTTCCAGAGAGGTCGAGCGTTCGGCGTCAATAGGTTCACTCTCGACAAATCGCTGGGGATCGAAACCGAATTCAACCCCGAATCCGCGGCCTTTATACCCCCGCCCGTAAGTCACATAACCATTCAGGCTGTCGGTAAAGTCATATTGCAGCCCCGTCTTCATCACCAGTGCGATCTCGCTTTTACTGTTATGTACTTCTGGCGTGGAATGATCCATCAGCACCCTTCCATCCGGGGCCAGATCCCGGCCGCCGCGCCGGGCCGTGCCGGTGATCTGATCATACAGCACCCGAAAACCACCAAAAAGTTTCAGTTTTTCCGTCGGGTGGTAATTCACATGCCCAAAGAAGGCGAGATTTTCATTCTCTATTTTCGATTGCACAAATATAATCTGGTCAAGATCAATATTGACATATTTCCGGTCGGCGTATTCCAGTGCGTCCGTGGCGGTCTTGTAAAAATAAAGCCCTAGCAGATAATCAAAATACCCGTCCGTCGGCGAGGCCAGACGGAATTCCTGTGTCGCCCAGTCCGCCGAACGTTCCGAACGTTGCTGCCGGTGGAAATTGATCGGCAACAGGTCATTGTCCCAGCTGTTCAGAGCTTCCCACACCCGATAGGCTGAAATGCTGGTCAATGTATGGGTGCCCAGGTCCATGTTGGCGGTCAGGGATGCCCCGTAATTTGTGGAAATGACAAAAGGGTCGCGGTTATGGGCAATCCGGTCCGCCATAGGACCAATCGGCACCCCCAGAATATCGGCTGTCCCGCCACCGGGCCGCGCATCCCCGGCAATCGCAGGATCAATATACAGCCCCAGACGGTCTTCCCGGGTGATGCGGGCGCAACATTCCGTATTCTGACGCGAATAATCCGCCGACAACAGAACATCCACATTCTCCCGCGCGCTCCATTGCAATTTACCGCGCAGGCTTTTGGCGGTAACGCCATTCACGTCATTGCCGGTTATGATATTTTTTACATTACCATCCCAGTCACTAAAAGATCCACTAAAACGATAGGCCAGCGTAGCCCCAAGCGGGCCGCTGAAGCTGAACTTTACCCCATATTCCTCGTCACTGGTGGCCCGGGTGGAAAAGGACGCTTCGGCATTTTGCCGGTTGGGGCTTTTGGTGATGATATTTAACGACCCGGCGGAGGCGTTCTTGCCGAACAAGGTGCCCTGCGGCCCGTTCAGGATCTCGACCCGCTCCACATCGGGAAGATCATTGAGCGCCGCCCCCCCACGGGCCATCACCACCCCGTCAATAAAGGTGGCCACTCCCGGCTCCACACCTGCCCCCAGAATCTGGGTTCCTACCCCGCGAATACGATAATTCGACTGATCATAACCGCGCCGTTGGGTGAAGGTCACCGTCGGCAACAGCACCACCAAATCCTCCATCCGGTTGAGATTACTCTGGGTCAGCTGATCTTTATCCAACACCTGCATATGCACCGGCACATCCTGCAAATTCTGCACCCGTTTCAGAGCCGTAACGATCACTTCTTCCAGCAGCGCCTTCGGGTCGCCGCCTTTGTCCTCTTCCGAAAGTTCTTTTCCGGATTTTTCTGATGGTTCCGCTTCCGGGTTCTGGCTCGACAGAAGATGTACATTGCGCCCGACAACAATGGTATTCTGCCCCGCAACCGCAAATTTCAAACCACTGCCACGCAAGATTTGCACCAACGCTTCCAGCGGTTTGAACCGACCGCGTAAAGACCGGCTTTTCATCCCGCCCAGGTCAGATGTCTTGGAGATGATCTGGATATCCGTCTGCAGGGTAAAATCCAATAAAGCCTTGTCCAGCGGTTGCGCCGGTTGATCAAAGGGCACCCTGCTGTGCAGTTTTTCCGGCGCGGCGCCGTGAACCTGGCCCACACTTAACAGGACCGGCAGAACACACGCCATGACCCTGATCCGTCGACCCGCGCAAGCGCCGCCGCCAAAGAAACCTCCTCCTGCTTTCATGATTTCCGTCAGCACTGTCCCGAACAACGCGATCACTTTCCTCCCGGTCCCACCCTCTTTTTCCCGATGCCTCTGTGGGCCTGTTCAGGGATTTATCTTTATATCATTCCCGGTTTCGGGTTTATTATCGAACCATGCTATAAACAAAATACACCAATTGCAACGACGAAGTTTTCCGCAGAATTCTGCGGCATACAGCGGCTGCTAAAATTTATTTTGTTTTTCCATTCCCAAATCCGGAAGCTGGATTGTCTTATATCATGGATGGAAATTTTAACTGATGGGCGTGTATGGTATTTGGACCCAAGAATGATGTGAATGCTCCCCGCGCAAGGGAGGAAACAGATGATGACCCCGCCGCCTCGACGCACTGCCGTGACGAGATAGAGCGTCTGTTTCTACAGCATAACGACAGCCTGATCCGCTTCCTCGTACTCAAACTCGGCTCGCGTCATGAAGCCCGGGACGTGGCGCAGGAAGCCTATGTCAAAATTCTTGGCCTTGATCAGGACGAAGTCGTCAATCATCTGCGGGCCTATCTTTTCAAAACGGCCAGCAATCTCGCCATCAACCGGATCAGGCAACGTATCCGGCGCGGCGAAAGCAAGAATATAGATGTCACAAAAATCGACCCTCCGGATGAAAAAGCCCTGGCCGATGACATCGTCGACGCCCGCAAAAGAATACGTAAACTGGAACTGATTATCGAAGAACTACCGCCCAAATGCCGTATGGCCTTTCTGCTCCATAAAGTAGAATGCCGTGACTATGCCGATATCGCTCGCCAAATGAACCTCAGCGAGAGCATGATCCGGAAATACGTCTTACAGGCCATCAGATACTGCAAAGATCG
It encodes the following:
- a CDS encoding FAD-binding dehydrogenase, which encodes MTDKTDILIIGGGIAGVTLALDLLDRGETRQITLLDAQGEDALGGLAKSAFGGMMFVDTPLQRKSGIRDSPDRAWADWQNFADFGPEDNWPRAWGRYYVDQVTPQVHDWIRAQGIKFLPAVQWVERGLFQPGNSLPRYHVLFGTAYHLMTVLIDRLRAQARQQVRFRFHHRVESLITENNDVIGVTGRNNATGEAFTLTATTTVIATGGIGGNHAKVRNHWPKNWGKAPPRMLNGSHPSADGHLHDQVAQLGGQVTHLDKMWNYAAGIAHPQATFPNHGLSLVPTRSSLWLDHEGRRIGPLPLVTGFDTHYLCKQVARQDQPWTWQVMNWKIARRELAISGAAHNPDLRDRKMIRFLAKLLLKDDGLVRQMVAESPDFITAENLPELAQKMNQLTDAPHVDLDLMTRQISAYDQNLACGAKLQNDDQIRRLHHLRQWTGDRLRTCRDQQILDPKAGPLLAIRTQLITRKTLGGIQTNLDCAVLDAAGDAIPRLYAIGEAAGFGGGGASGKKSLEGTFLAGCVLTARRLAEVLTK
- a CDS encoding LysR family transcriptional regulator; translated protein: MHENLRSIDLNLLTALEALLEEAHVSRAAERLNLSQSAMSRTLARLRDLLDDPLLIRGPKGMILTARAQQLHVPLKQVLGGVKGLLQREVFDPLTTDRHFHIKGTSYVAQAYFPAALQRFYQEAPGASLSIHNLTFNEMAGDEAASSDLVLCGGGMGIPDSFKQRQVGHDRMVVVMSADHPLAGVDLTLDSYVAYPHSLITVGGSPHSGTMEPVLERLGHRRDIQLRLPHIVAGLEMVGQSHLLLTMASNLVEKFKTPFNLVIKPLPFDYPPIDYYFSWHPVHHQDPGHIWLRNLFYEEVRKVIGGG
- a CDS encoding LLM class flavin-dependent oxidoreductase, with product MSRVKSHPMRGGNAFKLGVFGANADGCLSITNHADRWMADWDDVVAAAQMADRAGLDFFLPLARWKGFGGDTNARHISYETFTFAAALAGLTEQIALFSTVHTLIVPPVYAAKALATVDHASHGRAGLNIVCGWNQPEFDMFGLTKPDQVYDQGKEWFEILTRTLEGGAPFDYKGDYFDLKGVSGAPGSVQDPHPVTLSAAFSPPGRDFAASACDCIFTTFNTHEDARETIADFRARVEKADSNAGVFAPVHVVCRPTTQEAEDYYTAYAVTETDNAAVDQHMAMKKSMSGSHDPKAYDLYRKRFAGGAGTYPLIGTPEQIADEMIALHDLGFGGLALSFVNPKYELPYFLDRVLPLLKKAGIRT
- a CDS encoding HpcH/HpaI aldolase family protein, with the translated sequence MRCKDALQNNHPLGCFWLCLGALPLTEFVTETSADAVVFDAQHGLWDRRSLESAIGMVKDQMIPMVRLADGSRFAISSALDAGAEVVIVPLIETAEEAHNAVDWALYPPHGSRSGGGIRPLRDFPAYKEQADKTTVTALMIETARGVDNLAEILQTPHLDMIFIGTGDLSLSLGLAPTESAYEATIQDIKRQCEAANVSCGIFTATLQQAKARRDQGFSLVVIGDDITANRSYFSTQLTEFSAT
- a CDS encoding PhnA domain-containing protein, coding for MTIETTLRARAENKCELCGAEDGLTVYPVPPASDDTADQAVLLCATCHAQISHPEQVEPNHWRCLNDSMWTPVPAVQVVAWRMLTALRGEGWPQDLLDMLYLEPEVQAWAEAGEGAGDEDGIVHKDSNGATLAAGDTVTLIKDLPVKGGGFTAKRGTAVRNISLVADNPEHIEGRVNGQHIVILTKFVKKSS
- a CDS encoding pyridoxal phosphate-dependent aminotransferase; its protein translation is MSIAPSQTALSGLQDHIRAIPLENIANIAKDAFTNKEILPLWFGEGDIKTPDFIGQAITSAMQEGKGFYSHQNGIPELRQALVDYLGKLNAKPITMDRITVTSGGMPAIMLAVQATVGRGDNVVIIDPVWPNITGVVRLMGAETRSVRMDLGDDGWTLDVEKVAAACDSRTKAIFFASPGNPTGAVLPVPVQKQLLELSRKTGIWIFSDEVYSRMSYEMPMVPSFSDIAEPEDRVIIINSFSKSWSMTGSRLGWLIHPPSLEATLAMMVQYTSSGTTTYLQYGGVAALQQGEDFVKFMTNYCREGMEIVCGALEDIPRVILRRRPTAAMYAFFEIDGMADSKQACLDILRSSNVGLAPGYFFGKGSESFLRICYCRSPEQLNIAMERLKKALK